A portion of the Lolium rigidum isolate FL_2022 chromosome 1, APGP_CSIRO_Lrig_0.1, whole genome shotgun sequence genome contains these proteins:
- the LOC124672421 gene encoding dirigent protein 5-like has protein sequence MEGLTASSRIALLVFLLSVVGAAAHGRKRVVSSSSDEPCTKMTLYLHDILYNGVNNSANATAAPATKPTALSTTHFSNGTFFGMLVVFDDLVTQGKALPVGDEEPAARAQGFYFYDEETRDFTVVGGTGDFFMARGIATIRTDDVQGSFYFRLQMDIKLYECYV, from the exons ATGGAAGGCCTCACCGCATCATCCAGGATCGCGCTCCTCGTGTTTCTGCTCAGCGTGGTGGGCGCCGCCGCACACGGCCGCAAGAGGGTCGTCTCGAGCAGCTCCGACGAGCCGTGCACGAAGATGACGCTCTACCTCCACGACATCCTCTACAACGGGGTCAACAACTCCGCGAACGCGACGGCGGCACCGGCGACCAAGCCGACGGCGCTGAGCACGACGCACTTTAGCAACGGCACCTTCTTCGGCATGCTGGTGGTGTTCGACGACCTGGTAACCCAGGGGAAGGCGCTGCCCGTCGGGGACGAGGAGCCGGCGGCACGCGCGCAAGGGTTCTACTTCTAC GACGAGGAGACGCGCGACTTCACCGTCGTTGGCGGCACCGGCGACTTCTTCATGGCGCGCGGCATCGCAACGATCCGCACCGATGATGTTCAGGGCTCCTTCTACTTCCGTCTGCAGATGGACATCAAACTCTACGAGTGCTACGTCTGA